The Achromobacter spanius genome includes the window CGCGGACCGCCCTTGTCCCAATTCCGCACCCGTGGCCGGGTCGACGGACGGGTCCGAGGCGGTACGCGACGCCATGGCCTGCAGCGCCAGGGTCTCCTGCTCGGTCAGGCCCACGCTTGCCATGCCGTCGCCGTCGATGGCGCACTGATCTTCGCGGGCGGTTACGTAGGTGAAGTTTTCGTCGCTGTTCCACGATCCGCGCATGTCGCCCTCGCCTTGAGACATATTGAAGTAGACGTTGGCAAATCGCGGATCGCCCGGCAGCTTTCCAGGCGGGAAGTTAGGCTCCATGGAATACAGCGCTTTCTCAAAGGACCGCTGATGGGCCACTTCGCGCGTCATCAAGAAACCCAGTGCTTCTTTGACCCCCGGGTCGTCAGTGGCGTTGATCAAGCGTTCATAGATGATCTTGGCACGTGCCTCGGCGGCGATATTCGAGCGCAGGTCGGCGGAAGGGTCGCCAATGGTGTCGATGTAGCCCGCGTTCCAAAGCTGCCCTCCCGAATTGGTCAGCGCGGGTCCACCGCCATACAGCACCTGCGTCACGTGCGAATCGTTGCCCGGCCCGTTCAGCCGGCGGTAGATCTCGG containing:
- a CDS encoding manganese catalase family protein encodes the protein MFAHNKRLQYTVRVAQTNPGLANLLLEQFGGPQGELAAACRYFTQAVAEDDPGRKDMLLDIATEELSHLEVIGTLVAMLNKGAKGALAEATESEAEIYRRLNGPGNDSHVTQVLYGGGPALTNSGGQLWNAGYIDTIGDPSADLRSNIAAEARAKIIYERLINATDDPGVKEALGFLMTREVAHQRSFEKALYSMEPNFPPGKLPGDPRFANVYFNMSQGEGDMRGSWNSDENFTYVTAREDQCAIDGDGMASVGLTEQETLALQAMASRTASDPSVDPATGAELGQGRSATDGPA